TGCGGAACACGGCCGGTATCGGCGCGACTGCGGCCATTCTCGACATCAGCACCGACGAGTTCGAGAAGCTCATCAAACAGAACATGAGCGGCGACATGCAGGAGGCGAACCTCAACGTCCTGCACGACGCCTACGAAGCCGCCAGCGAACTCGACATCGATCACGACATCGAGGTCCCCGAGGACTCTCACGACGAGGAGCAGGTCATTCTCTCGGGCTCGAACGCGATCTCATACGGCGCAATCGACGAGGGCTGTCGCTTCATCTCGGGCTACCCCATGACTCCGTGGACCGACGTGTTCACCATCATGTCACAGCACCTGCCCGAGTTCGGTGGCATCTCCGAACAGGTCGAGGACGAGATCGCCGCCGCCGCGCTGGCGCTCGGTGCGTCCCACGCCGGCGTGAAGGCCATGTCCGGGTCCTCCGGCGGTGGCTTCGCGCTGATGTCCGAACCGCTCGGACTGGCAGAGATGACCGAAACGCCGCTCGTACTTGTCGAAGCGATGCGGGCCGGTCCCTCGACGGGGATGCCGACCAAGCCCGAACAGGCGGACCTCGAACACGTCCTGTACACGTCACAGGGTGACTCCGCCCGCGTCGTGTTCGCACCGGCGAACATCCGCGAGTGTTACACGCAGACTCGCTCTGCGTTCCGCATCGCCTACGAGTACCAGATCCCGGCTATCGTCATCTACGACCAGAAGATTCAGGGCGAACTCCGGAATCTCCCGGCCAGCCACTTCGACGAGGAACCGAACGCCGACCCCGGCGCGGTCCTCACCGAAGAGGAGATTCAGGACGCGGCACACCACTCCTCCGGGAAGTTCCAGCGGTTCCTCCACGAACCCGAGGACGGCTCGAACGTCAGCCCGCGCTCCGTGCCGGGCCAGAAGGACGGCCGCTTCCTCGCGACCGGGAACGAGCACAACCCGTCCGGGCACATCAGCGAGGACCCCGAGAACCGAATCGCGCAGATGAACCGTCGGCTCAACAAGCTCGACGACATCCGTGCTGATCTGGACGAAAACACGTCTCACCAGACCTACCACGGACCCGACGAGGCCGACTACGGCATCCTCGTGTGGGGTAGCCAGCAAGGGACCGTCTTCGAGGCCGTCGACCGACTCAACGAGAACGGTCACTCCGTGAAGGCACTGGGCGTCTCCGACATGGCTCCGTATCCGAAGGAGGAAGTCTCCGAATGGCTCGAATCAGTCGACGAGGCGCTCGTCGTCGAGATGAACGCCACGGCCCAGTTCCGCGGCCTGACCCAGAAGGAACTCGGCAAGTACGGTGACAAGATGTCGAGCCTCCTGAAGTACAACGGCAACCCCTTCGAGCCCGCCGAGATCGTCGACGGGTTCGAGTCCAGCATCGACGGCGAGGAACTCGCCGCGAGCAACATGAAGTACGTCCCCGCGGCAGGTGACTAACCAATGAGTGCATTCTCAGCAATCAACGAAGAACGCGAGATCGAGCGCGACGAGTTCACACCCGGTATCGAACCGCAGGCGACTTGGTGTCCGGGCTGTGGCGACTTCGGCGTCCTCAAAGCGCTCAAGCAGGCCATGCCGGAGGTCGGCAAGAACCCCGACGAAGTCGCGCTGTTTACCGGTATCGGCTGTTCCGGGAAGCTCAACAGCTACTTCAACAGCTATGGCTTCCACACCATCCACGGCCGCTCGCTGCCCGTCGCCCGGGCCGCGAAGCTCGCCAACCCCAACCTCGAAGTCATTGCGGCCGGCGGGGACGGCGACGGCTACGGTATCGGTGGGAACCACACCATCCACACGGCCCGTGAAAACCACGATATGACCTATATCGTGTTCAACAACGAGATTTTCGGGCTGACCAAGGGCCAGACCTCGCCGACGTCGCCGAAGGGCCACAAGTCCAAGACACAGCCCCACGGCTCGGCGAAGTCGCCGATCCGCCCCCTGTCCCAGCAGCTCAACGCCGGCGCGACCTATATCGCCCGCACCGCTGCTGTCAACCCGAACCAGGCCAAGGAAATCATCGCCGAAGCCATCGAACATGACGGCTTCGCGCATATCGATTTCCTCACCCAGTGTCCGACGTGGAACAAGGACGCGAAACACTACGTCCCGTACACGGACGTCCAGCAGTCAGACGAGTTCGACTTCGACGTCTCGGACCGCGCGGAAGCCGCCGAGATGATGCGAAAGACCGAGGAACGCCTGTACGAGGGCGAAGTGCTGACCGGTCGGATGTACATCGAAGACGAGCGCCCCTCCTACGGCGAGGAGAAGCGCCAGATCGGTGAGATGCCCGAGGAGCCGCTTGCAGAGCGGTACTTCGACGAGGACGCAGAGTGGGAGCGAACCTACGACAACCTCCTCGAACACCACAAATAAGGGTCGCTACCGGTCTTCGGACACCACCTCGAACGTGGGTTTCCGGTTCGGAAGATATTTTTTCATGCACCGAAAAGATTAGTCCATGAGTGCCGAGTCTACGGAGCGTCGAATCCTGTCGGTCCTTGAAGAGGACGCACAGGCCTCGTACGCAGAAATCGCGGAGCGAGCCGACGTATCGAAGCCAACAGTCCGGAAATACATCCAGAAACTCGAAGAGGAGGGCGTCATCGTCGGCTACTCAGCCGATGTCGACCCGAAGAAGCTGGCGGGCCAGTCGATTGCCCTAGTCGGCATCGACATCGCGAGCGATTGCTACGTCGAGGCCACGCGGAACCTCAAGGAGATTCCGGAGATGGAAGAACTGTACACGTCCAGTGGTGACCACATGCTGATGGCGGAAGTCCGAGCGATGGACGGGGACTCGTTGGCGGACGTCATCGAAGACAAGATTCTCGCGCTCGACGGTGTTACCGCCGCGCATCCGTCGTTTCTCCAAGAACGGCTGAAGTAACGGGTTTTTAGACGCTCCAGCGCTGACTGCACGGTATGCTTTCTCGGCTGGTGCTCGGACTCGGGCCGATGGCCGCGGACCTTCTCGACGCGATTAGCGACGACCGTGGCGAGCTGGCAGTCGTGACCCAAGACGAGCACCGTGCTGAAACGCTTCGAGCGGACGGCATCAACGTCCTCGAAGCCGACCAGACTGACCCAGCTGTTCTCACGGACCTCGATATCAGACCCGAGAGCGTCATCGTCGCCAGCGAGGACCCCGGACGGAACGTTGACGCGGCGACGGCCGCGCGTGACTGTTTTCACGACGCGTTCCTCCTCGCCTACGCCGGCCACGACGCGACGGCGGACCAGCGCGACCGACTCGACAGCACGGCGGACCGGCTGGTCACGCCGGAGGCAGTCGTCACCGACTACGTCACCCAATCGGGCGGTGACGAAGGAACGCGGACCCGCCAACTCCATCAGGTACTGCGAGACATCGATGGCCACCTCGCCATCGTCACACACGACAACCCCGACCCTGACGCGATTGCCAGCGCTGTCGCGCTTGAGGTGCTGGCGGAACGGGCCGATTGCGAGGTGACGATCTGCTATTACGGGGAGATTTCCCATCAGGAGAACCGGGCGTTCGTCAACCTTCTCGAATTCGACCTCCGGAGTCTCGATGCCGATTCGCCGGCTGAACTAGAAGCGTTCGACGCGTTCGCGCTGGTCGACCACTCCAGAGCCGGTGTCAACGACCAGCTCCCGCCGGAGACCCCTATCGACATCGTTATTGACCACCATCCACCGCGTGTCCCAATCGAAGCCCGTTTCGTCGATCTCCGGAGCGGCGTCGGGGCGACGAGCACATTGCTCGTCGACTATCTCAAGCGGTTCAACATCGACATTCCGACGCCCATCGCGACGGGCCTGCTCTTTGGCATTCAGGTCGATACGAAGGACTTCCGCCGGGAGGTCGCCGCTGCTGACTTCGAGGCCGCAGCACATCTCGTGACGAACGCCGACATGGCGACGCTCCAGCGTATCGAAGACCCGAGTGTGAGCCCGGAGACGCTGTCGGTCATCGGCCGTGCAATTGCAAACCGCGAACAGGAGGGGTCGGTGCTCCTGACCGGTGTCGGCGAAATAAGTGACCGCGACGCGCTCGCACAGGCGGCCGACAGGCTGCTCGACCTCGAAGGCGTACAGGCGACGATGGTGTATGGCGTCGTCGACGAGACGATCTACGCCTCCGCACGGGCGCGCGGAGCGGACATCGACCTCGGCGAGGCCCTGCGCGACGCCTTCGGGCAGATCGGGTCCGCGGGCGGTCACGCCGATATGGCGGGCGCACAGATCGACGTGGGGATGATCACCGTCGATGATCGTGAGGAGTCGCTGGAGGAGATCGTTCGTTCTATCGTTTCAGACCGGTTTCTCGACGCCATCCAGTCACGGTCCCATCGATTGCTCGGGCGCGTCTACGCCCGCACCGACTACGACGTAGCTGCGTTCACGGAATCGACAGCGCTCGGCCGGGACGGCGAGGATACTATCGCGACGGCTGGCGACGCGCCTGAAGACTCGGTTGACGGCCCGGCCGGGGACTGGAACAGCGACGTGATGCGTCTGGAAAACGGCGATGAGGCCGAGGGTGACACCGACGAGCCAGCACAGGCGGACGACACGGCTGACCCAACGGACGACAAGTCAGAACACGGGGACGACAGCCCGGAGACGCTCGTCGAACCCGACGACAACGAGCCGTCGTAAGCGAGCCTTTTTTGCCGTCGGTCGAGAACATCGCGCCGATGGAGGAATCGAGTCGACCGACGGTCGGAGACTACATGACACGCGAGGTTGCCACCGTCGAACTCGACGACACTGTCGGGGAGGTCGCCCGACGTATCGCTGCTGACGACAAATTCAGCGGGTTTCCGGTGACAGACGGCCGCCGCGTCGAAGGGTTCGTCAGCGCGCGGGACCTGTTGCTCGCTGAGGACCACGAGCCGATGTTCCGGGTGATGTCCGACGACATCCTCGTGGCCCACCCGGATATGGCCGTTCAGGACACCGCCCGCGTCATCCTGCGGTCGGGCATCCAGAAGCTCCCGGTCGTCGACGACGCCGGCCACCTCGTCGGGATCATCTCAAACGCTGACGTGATCCGCTCCCAGATCGAGCGGGCGACCCCGGGGAAGGTAGACAAGCTCGGCCGGACGCTGGAGAACATCCACGGCATCTCGACACACGAGGACCGCCGAGAGATAAATATCGACGACTTGACCCCGACACAGACGACGGTGTACGCCGACGAACTCGAAGGGCGGGTGTACGAACTCGAACGTGGGCTGGCAGAACCACTCGTCGTCATCGACAACGGCGGGGACCTCCTGCTGGCGGACGGCCACCACCGCGTGAAAGCCGCTGCGCGGCTCGATATCGACGAGATGGACGCCTACGTCATCGTCCTCGACGAGACGGTCGAACTCGGGATGGCCGAGACGGCCGCAGACTCCGATCTGGAGTCGATCGGTGATATCGAAGTCGTCGACTACGCACACCACCCGCTCGTTCAAACGACGGAACGACTCCAAGACTAGCCTCGGGTGCGTGGTTGACGGTAGCACCCCACTTTCCCCGAACCTTCTTACTAAATCATGACATACACGGAAGCATGTTCGACGAGTCGGACCTCCAGCGCATCCGCGAGCAGAAAGACGAGTGGGAAGCCGAGACACTGGACCCCGTACTGGACGCCTACGGCGAACGCAAAGAGCAGTTCGCGACGGTCTCAAACCTCGATGTAGACCGACTGTACACGCCGCTCGACGTCGATGACCTCGATTACGAGGAAGACATCGGCTTCCCCGGAGAGGAGCCATTCACACGCGGCGTCTATCCGACGATGTACCGCGGCCGGCAGTGGACCATGCGGCAGTTCGCGGGCTTCGGCACCGCCGACGAGACCAACGAGCGGTTCCACTATCTCATCGACGAGGGCCAGACGGGGCTGTCGACGGCTTTCGATATGCCGACGCTGATGGGGATCGACTCAGACGATGTGATGGCCGACGGCGAGGTGGGCAAAGAGGGTGTCGCCGTCGACACGCTGGCAGACATGGAGCGGCTGTTCGACGGCATCGATCTCGATGAGGTGTCGACCTCGTTTACGATCAATCCCAGCGCTCCCGTCATCTACGCGATGTACATCGCGCTGGCCGACCAGCAGGGGGTCTCGCGTGAGGAGATTCGAGGGACCCTCCAGAACGACATGTTCAAGGAGTTTATCGCACAGAAAGAGTGGGTCATCCCGCCGGAGCCATCGCTGAAGCTCGTCACCGACACCATCGAATTCGCCAGTCAGGAGACCCCGAAGTTCAAGCCCATATCCGTGTCGGGGTATCACATTCGGGAGGCCGGCTCGACAGCCGTACAGGAACTCGCCTTCACGCTCGCGGACGGTTTCGCATACGTCGAGGACTGCCTGAACCGCGGGATGGCCGTCGACGAGTTCGCCCCACAGTTGTCCTTTTTCTTCAATTCGCACAACTCAATGTTCGAGGAGATCGCGAAGTTCCGCGCAGCCCGGCGCATCTACGCCCGCGTGATGGACGACTGGTACGACGCGGAGGCCGACGCGAGCAAGCAGTTGAAGTTCCACACACAGACTGCAGGCCAGTCACTGACCGCCCAGCAGCCGCTGAACAACATCGTCCGCGTGACGATTCAGGCCCTCGCTGGCGTGCTGGGCGGGACCCAGAGTCTGCACACCAACAGCTTCGACGAGGCGCTGGCGCTCCCATCCGAACAGGCGGTTCGGGTCGCTCTCCGGACACAGCAAATCATCGCGGAGGAGTCGGGAGCCGCCGACATCGTCGACCCGATGGGCGGCAGTTTCGCCATCGAGTCACTGACCGACGAGGTCGAAGAGAAGGCGATGGCCTACATCAACCACATCAGAGACGAACTCGGCGACGGCTCGGTCCGCGACGGCGTCATTCAGGGGATTCAGGACGGCTACTTCCAGCGTGAGATTCAGGACGCCGCCTACGAGTACCAGCAGCGCGTCGAGAGCGAGTCAGAGGTCATGGTCGGCGTCAACAAGTACACTGTCGAGGAAGATACCGAACCCGAGATTCTAACCGTTGACGAGGATGTACAGGAGCGCCAGCGGGACAAGCTTGCGACAGTCAAGGCAGAGCGCGACGACGCGGCCGTGGAAGCGGCACTCGACGAACTGCAGCAGGTGATCACCGACGGCGGGAACGTCATGCCCGTCATCATCGATGCGGTGAAAGCTTACGCGACCATGGGCGAGATCATGGCCGTCTTCGAGGCAGAATACGGGAGCTATCAGGAAACGGCCAGCGTCGCATAACGGAGCACAAGCGCCGAACTATTGGCAGCCAGTCCAGACAGCCGCTCTACTGTAGTGGCCTTGTATTTTTCAGCGCTTCTGATTGTGTGGTCTGAGCAAATCGCTACCGATGTCGAGCAATGCGTGTCACTGGGACGCTAATTACGAACTGGCTGTGTCGTCGATTCGCTCGGAGACGTACACGACGAGGCCGAGCAACACGCCGAGGACGACACCGATAGTGACGAATCCGTAGACAGCGACGCCAAACGGTGTCGGCGGCAACGCGATGACGCCGAACAGTTCCGGTTGGAGGTCTTCGGGTCGGATACTGCCAAGTACGAACCCCATCACACCGGCGAGAACAACAATAGCAACGTACAGACGAAGGACAATTCCCTGTCCGGACCTGCCCTTGGCTTGCTCGGTCATGTGGGAACAACGGCTCGGAGACGATTAGCCTTTTTCACTTCCACGCCGTAGCTACCCTATGTCACAGAAGGAGCTGTTGTTTCTCGTCCTGACTGGAATCGCGCTTATGATGTTCGTGACGGCTATGGTACTTGTCTCCGGCGCAAGCTAACAGGCACTGTAATCTCGTCTGGCTACGAACGACAAAAGCAGGCTGAAACAGAATCCGGGGTGCTTACGAGTCGTCTTGTTCTTCTTGGCCGCCGTCAGCGAGCAGCGACGGGTCTTTCTCCGGCTCCTCGGCCGCGAGCTGCTCGTCGAACCACTGGAACTCACGGTCCAGCATACCGTCGCGTTCGAGGTTCCATGGGTCGCCGTCCTCGACTTTCGGCCCTTCGAGCCAAGACTGGACGATGTTCCAGACGAAGAACAGCTGGCCGATGAACAGGATGACCGCACCCACCGTTGCCGCTTGGTGGAAGGTGCTGACCTGCGTCAGCGGTGCGATAGCGCCGTCGAACTGGTAGGTGGCGTACCGCCGTGGCATTCCGAGGTAGCCGAGCGCGAGCATCGCGAAGAACGTGATGTTGGTCCCGACCATCGAGAGCCAGAAGTGAGCCTTCCCGAGGGTACGCTGGTACATCCGGCCGGTGAACACCGGGAACCAGTAGTAGATACCGGCGAAGGCCGCAAAGCCGATAGCGCCCATCACGATGTAGTGGAAGTGCCCGACGACGTAGTAGG
The Haloarcula sp. CBA1129 genome window above contains:
- a CDS encoding 2-oxoacid:acceptor oxidoreductase subunit alpha, giving the protein MTDNELIWRIAGGSGDGIDSTSQNFAKALMWSGLNVFTHRHYPSRIRGGHTYVEVRAKDEPVQSRGDGYNFLLALGDSFARNPQEEAYYGKEELKPLYENFDDLREGGVLLYDEGLLDDEDVDEIGLEEAAEENNWHVVPMDLRGIAKEHGREIMRNTAGIGATAAILDISTDEFEKLIKQNMSGDMQEANLNVLHDAYEAASELDIDHDIEVPEDSHDEEQVILSGSNAISYGAIDEGCRFISGYPMTPWTDVFTIMSQHLPEFGGISEQVEDEIAAAALALGASHAGVKAMSGSSGGGFALMSEPLGLAEMTETPLVLVEAMRAGPSTGMPTKPEQADLEHVLYTSQGDSARVVFAPANIRECYTQTRSAFRIAYEYQIPAIVIYDQKIQGELRNLPASHFDEEPNADPGAVLTEEEIQDAAHHSSGKFQRFLHEPEDGSNVSPRSVPGQKDGRFLATGNEHNPSGHISEDPENRIAQMNRRLNKLDDIRADLDENTSHQTYHGPDEADYGILVWGSQQGTVFEAVDRLNENGHSVKALGVSDMAPYPKEEVSEWLESVDEALVVEMNATAQFRGLTQKELGKYGDKMSSLLKYNGNPFEPAEIVDGFESSIDGEELAASNMKYVPAAGD
- a CDS encoding thiamine pyrophosphate-dependent enzyme; the encoded protein is MSAFSAINEEREIERDEFTPGIEPQATWCPGCGDFGVLKALKQAMPEVGKNPDEVALFTGIGCSGKLNSYFNSYGFHTIHGRSLPVARAAKLANPNLEVIAAGGDGDGYGIGGNHTIHTARENHDMTYIVFNNEIFGLTKGQTSPTSPKGHKSKTQPHGSAKSPIRPLSQQLNAGATYIARTAAVNPNQAKEIIAEAIEHDGFAHIDFLTQCPTWNKDAKHYVPYTDVQQSDEFDFDVSDRAEAAEMMRKTEERLYEGEVLTGRMYIEDERPSYGEEKRQIGEMPEEPLAERYFDEDAEWERTYDNLLEHHK
- the lrpA1 gene encoding HTH-type transcriptional regulator LrpA1; protein product: MSAESTERRILSVLEEDAQASYAEIAERADVSKPTVRKYIQKLEEEGVIVGYSADVDPKKLAGQSIALVGIDIASDCYVEATRNLKEIPEMEELYTSSGDHMLMAEVRAMDGDSLADVIEDKILALDGVTAAHPSFLQERLK
- a CDS encoding DHH family phosphoesterase, which translates into the protein MLSRLVLGLGPMAADLLDAISDDRGELAVVTQDEHRAETLRADGINVLEADQTDPAVLTDLDIRPESVIVASEDPGRNVDAATAARDCFHDAFLLAYAGHDATADQRDRLDSTADRLVTPEAVVTDYVTQSGGDEGTRTRQLHQVLRDIDGHLAIVTHDNPDPDAIASAVALEVLAERADCEVTICYYGEISHQENRAFVNLLEFDLRSLDADSPAELEAFDAFALVDHSRAGVNDQLPPETPIDIVIDHHPPRVPIEARFVDLRSGVGATSTLLVDYLKRFNIDIPTPIATGLLFGIQVDTKDFRREVAAADFEAAAHLVTNADMATLQRIEDPSVSPETLSVIGRAIANREQEGSVLLTGVGEISDRDALAQAADRLLDLEGVQATMVYGVVDETIYASARARGADIDLGEALRDAFGQIGSAGGHADMAGAQIDVGMITVDDREESLEEIVRSIVSDRFLDAIQSRSHRLLGRVYARTDYDVAAFTESTALGRDGEDTIATAGDAPEDSVDGPAGDWNSDVMRLENGDEAEGDTDEPAQADDTADPTDDKSEHGDDSPETLVEPDDNEPS
- a CDS encoding CBS domain-containing protein, with translation MEESSRPTVGDYMTREVATVELDDTVGEVARRIAADDKFSGFPVTDGRRVEGFVSARDLLLAEDHEPMFRVMSDDILVAHPDMAVQDTARVILRSGIQKLPVVDDAGHLVGIISNADVIRSQIERATPGKVDKLGRTLENIHGISTHEDRREINIDDLTPTQTTVYADELEGRVYELERGLAEPLVVIDNGGDLLLADGHHRVKAAARLDIDEMDAYVIVLDETVELGMAETAADSDLESIGDIEVVDYAHHPLVQTTERLQD
- a CDS encoding methylmalonyl-CoA mutase family protein; amino-acid sequence: MFDESDLQRIREQKDEWEAETLDPVLDAYGERKEQFATVSNLDVDRLYTPLDVDDLDYEEDIGFPGEEPFTRGVYPTMYRGRQWTMRQFAGFGTADETNERFHYLIDEGQTGLSTAFDMPTLMGIDSDDVMADGEVGKEGVAVDTLADMERLFDGIDLDEVSTSFTINPSAPVIYAMYIALADQQGVSREEIRGTLQNDMFKEFIAQKEWVIPPEPSLKLVTDTIEFASQETPKFKPISVSGYHIREAGSTAVQELAFTLADGFAYVEDCLNRGMAVDEFAPQLSFFFNSHNSMFEEIAKFRAARRIYARVMDDWYDAEADASKQLKFHTQTAGQSLTAQQPLNNIVRVTIQALAGVLGGTQSLHTNSFDEALALPSEQAVRVALRTQQIIAEESGAADIVDPMGGSFAIESLTDEVEEKAMAYINHIRDELGDGSVRDGVIQGIQDGYFQREIQDAAYEYQQRVESESEVMVGVNKYTVEEDTEPEILTVDEDVQERQRDKLATVKAERDDAAVEAALDELQQVITDGGNVMPVIIDAVKAYATMGEIMAVFEAEYGSYQETASVA
- a CDS encoding cox cluster protein; protein product: MTEQAKGRSGQGIVLRLYVAIVVLAGVMGFVLGSIRPEDLQPELFGVIALPPTPFGVAVYGFVTIGVVLGVLLGLVVYVSERIDDTASS